Proteins encoded within one genomic window of Syntrophorhabdales bacterium:
- a CDS encoding lytic transglycosylase domain-containing protein, with amino-acid sequence MKPSRKVLLVLTSAAMIPALIVTATHTVKHVQAPDSHDDNTIENIVGYLQERMPDVSEERLREIATHVYAESKKHGLDYRLVLAVMKVESNFKENAVSSKGARGLLQIKPSLGRDIAETLGVNWSSDRILHEPEKNIKFGVYQLSQLIENFETLSWALYAYNSGQTKARELATKRQKPSLRFAKAVLSEYEKTVSVLPEAQ; translated from the coding sequence GTGAAACCATCAAGGAAAGTATTACTCGTTCTGACTTCGGCTGCGATGATACCCGCGCTTATCGTTACGGCAACGCATACGGTGAAGCACGTGCAAGCCCCTGACTCTCACGATGACAACACCATAGAGAACATTGTGGGCTACCTGCAAGAGCGCATGCCGGATGTGTCTGAAGAAAGGCTGCGGGAAATAGCAACTCACGTGTATGCTGAGTCGAAGAAGCACGGTCTCGATTACCGGCTCGTATTGGCCGTCATGAAAGTGGAGAGCAACTTCAAAGAGAATGCTGTATCTTCGAAAGGAGCCAGGGGATTGCTGCAGATCAAACCGTCTCTGGGTCGGGACATCGCGGAAACGCTTGGTGTCAACTGGAGCAGTGACCGCATTCTCCATGAACCGGAAAAGAACATCAAGTTTGGGGTTTACCAGCTCTCGCAGCTTATTGAGAATTTTGAGACCCTCTCCTGGGCGCTTTACGCATACAATAGCGGTCAGACGAAGGCGAGGGAACTTGCAACCAAACGTCAGAAGCCCAGCCTGCGCTTCGCAAAGGCGGTTCTGAGCGAGTACGAAAAAACCGTGAGCGTCCTCCCCGAAGCACAATAG
- a CDS encoding LysE family transporter: MTLWSLFAVGFILGLTGAMAPGPLLTVTITESAKRGGHVGPLVVLGHGVLEVILLILIVFGLGGLLANPTLYMSFSFCGGVVMISMGIAIMKSLRGYSLNAGDNGSVKGLHPVFAGIIISLSNPYWFIWWLTIGLGYVMFARGLGIAGVVAFFAGHISSDLAWYSFVSYSIHMGRRYVSTPIIKGVLFVCSLFLIFLGFFFINKGYHFLTQG, encoded by the coding sequence ATGACCTTGTGGAGCCTCTTCGCTGTGGGATTTATTCTGGGCCTGACAGGGGCAATGGCACCCGGCCCTCTCCTGACCGTCACCATAACTGAATCAGCGAAACGGGGCGGGCACGTGGGCCCGCTAGTGGTGCTGGGACACGGCGTGCTTGAGGTTATCTTACTGATTCTGATTGTGTTCGGTCTCGGCGGCCTGCTCGCTAATCCAACGTTGTACATGTCCTTCTCATTCTGCGGCGGCGTGGTCATGATATCCATGGGCATCGCTATCATGAAAAGCTTGCGCGGATATAGCCTCAATGCCGGCGACAATGGTTCTGTCAAAGGCCTACACCCTGTTTTCGCCGGCATCATCATAAGCCTCTCCAATCCATATTGGTTTATCTGGTGGCTCACCATCGGTCTCGGCTACGTCATGTTCGCAAGAGGCCTTGGCATAGCTGGCGTGGTTGCCTTTTTTGCAGGGCATATCAGTTCAGATCTGGCATGGTACAGCTTTGTCTCCTATAGCATTCACATGGGGAGGAGATACGTCAGCACTCCCATCATAAAAGGCGTACTTTTCGTATGCAGCCTCTTTCTTATCTTCTTGGGCTTCTTCTTCATCAACAAGGGATATCATTTTTTGACTCAGGGTTGA
- a CDS encoding HAD family phosphatase, which yields MIELFVFDLGKVILPFEHRQIASKLWQRCRNKGRLPESAIFDDLFDMENGAINRYEEGLSSSEEFFLDIRKRYDLAVEFEEFSEIWNNIFWDNPEVDKVLVYLKSKGYPLFLLSNTNELHFSYVIERFPIVHLFDEWILSFEVGAKKPAKRMYDAIFEKTDVDRAHVLYIDDIDAYVQAARSYGIPGLVYTSPEDLWHVLRQYGI from the coding sequence ATGATAGAACTCTTCGTGTTTGACTTGGGAAAAGTAATTCTTCCCTTCGAACACCGGCAGATCGCGTCAAAGCTGTGGCAAAGGTGCAGGAACAAGGGACGTCTGCCAGAGAGCGCCATTTTCGATGACCTTTTTGACATGGAAAACGGCGCAATAAACCGCTACGAGGAAGGACTCTCTTCGTCCGAGGAGTTCTTCCTGGACATTCGCAAGCGCTATGACCTCGCAGTGGAGTTTGAGGAATTCAGTGAGATATGGAACAATATTTTCTGGGACAATCCAGAAGTAGATAAAGTACTTGTGTACCTGAAAAGCAAGGGCTATCCCTTGTTCCTGCTCAGCAATACAAATGAACTCCATTTCTCATACGTGATCGAGCGGTTCCCGATTGTTCACCTTTTTGATGAATGGATACTCTCATTTGAGGTGGGCGCGAAAAAACCCGCCAAGCGCATGTACGATGCAATCTTTGAAAAAACAGACGTGGACAGGGCTCACGTCCTGTATATCGATGACATCGATGCGTATGTTCAGGCAGCCCGTTCTTACGGGATTCCGGGGCTCGTCTACACAAGCCCCGAAGATCTGTGGCACGTTCTGAGGCAGTATGGCATTTAA
- the lgt gene encoding prolipoprotein diacylglyceryl transferase, giving the protein MIPYPHIDPVIVQIGPLAVRWYGMMYVAGFGLSYLLLLYQVGRRSVAVTRAQIDDLYFYLILGLLVGARLGYVIFYNLPFFLEHPVEIFVLWHGGMSFHGGLIGAFLAGYAGIRRKKIDFWKAADLIIPTAPVGIGLGRLGNFINGELYGKPSDVPWAMIFPEGGPVARHPSQLYEAFLEGLLLFLILWFYKDKKKRDGDVFALFLICYGFFRTFCEFFREPDVQVGYIFGIITMGQILSLSMVCIGLFLKYGYLRRRGRS; this is encoded by the coding sequence GTGATCCCTTATCCCCATATTGATCCGGTTATCGTCCAGATAGGACCCCTTGCCGTCAGATGGTACGGCATGATGTACGTCGCCGGTTTTGGCCTTTCGTATTTGCTCTTGCTGTACCAGGTCGGACGCAGAAGCGTGGCAGTTACACGCGCCCAGATAGATGACCTATATTTCTACCTGATTCTCGGGCTTCTCGTTGGCGCCCGGCTGGGATACGTGATCTTTTACAATTTGCCATTTTTTCTGGAGCATCCTGTTGAGATCTTCGTGCTGTGGCATGGAGGCATGTCCTTTCATGGCGGCCTCATAGGAGCATTCCTCGCGGGCTACGCTGGGATCAGAAGAAAAAAAATAGATTTCTGGAAAGCGGCCGATCTGATCATTCCGACCGCCCCGGTAGGCATAGGACTGGGACGACTGGGGAACTTCATCAACGGAGAGTTGTACGGTAAACCGTCGGACGTGCCCTGGGCGATGATCTTTCCGGAAGGGGGTCCGGTGGCCAGGCACCCTTCACAGCTCTATGAGGCTTTTCTGGAAGGGCTCCTTCTTTTTTTGATTCTCTGGTTTTATAAGGACAAGAAGAAACGGGACGGGGATGTGTTCGCGCTCTTCCTCATATGCTATGGATTTTTCCGGACGTTCTGCGAGTTCTTCAGGGAACCTGATGTGCAGGTGGGTTACATCTTCGGCATCATCACCATGGGACAGATACTGAGCCTGTCCATGGTGTGTATTGGTCTCTTCCTGAAATATGGGTACTTGAGAAGGAGGGGTCGATCGTAA
- the corA gene encoding magnesium/cobalt transporter CorA, translated as MNRGLVSRSKKIGMPPGTLVHIGQQKLDVQKISVLDYDESGVHEYEIEDVRGQCAGLKEKPAVTWIRVRGLHETEKVKALGECFGLHPLVVEDILNTDQRSKMEDYGDYLYIVFKMLYCGVDRREVTQEQISLVLGQTFVISFQEAENQVFEPVRERVLSGKGLLRKLGPDYLVYGLLDIVVDNYFSVLEKLGENIEVLADRVLDKPEPSTLREIQTSKREMLFVHRWIWPLRETVSMLGKRDSALVKESTIVYLRDVYDHTLQIMDTVDLYREMLSETLDLYMSTVSNKLNQVMTVLTIIATIFIPLTFLAGVYGMNFKNMPELEWRWGYPLFWLVMVVVTLIMLGAFKRKKWF; from the coding sequence ATGAACAGGGGGTTGGTGAGCAGGTCAAAAAAGATAGGCATGCCGCCGGGAACGCTTGTGCATATAGGACAGCAGAAGCTGGATGTCCAGAAGATAAGCGTTCTGGATTATGATGAGAGCGGCGTACACGAATATGAAATAGAGGATGTTCGCGGGCAGTGTGCGGGTTTGAAAGAAAAGCCTGCAGTTACGTGGATAAGGGTGAGAGGCCTCCATGAAACGGAAAAAGTGAAAGCTCTGGGCGAGTGTTTCGGGCTTCATCCCCTTGTGGTGGAAGATATTCTCAACACTGATCAGCGCTCAAAGATGGAAGATTACGGTGATTACCTCTACATTGTCTTCAAGATGCTTTATTGCGGGGTGGACAGGAGGGAGGTTACCCAGGAGCAGATCAGCCTTGTTCTTGGGCAGACATTTGTTATTTCCTTCCAGGAAGCTGAGAATCAGGTGTTCGAGCCTGTGAGAGAACGTGTGCTTTCTGGGAAAGGGCTGCTGCGCAAGCTCGGGCCGGACTATCTGGTGTACGGTTTGCTGGACATTGTCGTTGATAATTATTTCTCGGTACTGGAAAAGCTGGGAGAGAACATAGAGGTTCTGGCGGATCGGGTCCTCGACAAACCTGAGCCCTCAACCCTGCGCGAGATTCAGACTTCGAAACGAGAGATGCTCTTCGTGCACCGCTGGATATGGCCCCTGAGGGAGACAGTGAGCATGCTGGGAAAACGCGATTCAGCGCTGGTGAAGGAATCGACGATCGTTTACCTGCGGGACGTCTATGACCATACACTCCAGATCATGGACACTGTTGACCTGTACCGTGAAATGCTCTCCGAGACTCTTGATTTGTACATGTCGACCGTGAGCAACAAGTTGAATCAGGTCATGACCGTGCTCACGATCATAGCAACAATATTCATCCCTCTCACATTTCTGGCCGGCGTCTACGGCATGAACTTCAAGAACATGCCAGAACTCGAGTGGCGATGGGGCTATCCTCTGTTCTGGCTCGTCATGGTTGTGGTGACGCTGATTATGCTGGGGGCCTTCAAGCGAAAGAAATGGTTCTGA
- a CDS encoding DUF4404 family protein, which yields MIQKTIENIETKIRESDSVSNESRSELLGLLATLKAEIGELSKTHPEQAESITSFAQASAHEATRKEKNPDLLKLSLDGLSGSVKELETSHPNLTRLVNRVSQALANMGI from the coding sequence ATGATTCAGAAGACGATCGAGAATATTGAAACGAAGATACGAGAAAGCGACTCTGTCAGCAATGAGAGCAGAAGCGAATTATTGGGCCTTCTGGCAACCCTCAAGGCTGAGATCGGGGAGCTCTCAAAGACGCATCCGGAGCAGGCGGAGAGTATCACCTCTTTTGCGCAGGCATCTGCACATGAGGCTACAAGAAAAGAGAAGAATCCTGATCTTCTCAAGCTCTCTCTGGATGGCCTGTCAGGGTCGGTCAAGGAACTGGAAACATCTCACCCAAATCTTACGCGTCTTGTAAACAGAGTGTCGCAGGCTCTGGCCAATATGGGGATCTGA
- a CDS encoding patatin-like phospholipase family protein has protein sequence MTKKADAVFEGGGVKGIGLVGAVSEIEKAGYEFQNLAGTSAGAIVAGLLAVGYSAAEIEQEMEKLDYNKFKDEGPLDEIGLIGKGINIGLDYGIYEGKYFESWYEGLLVKKGKKTFGQIKTDDPDEKYRYKFQAIASDISDRKLLVLPRDLAYFGLDPDQFSISRAVRMSMSIPIFFEPVKLRDKDGVDHYIVDGGALSNYPIWLLDDGTSAPPWPTFGFKLMEPDKRELKAGSPNPINSMVTFLKALGGTMMDAHDNYHISNSKGDFDRTIGIPTVINLRGSDIEIKTTDFGITREQSQALFENGATTARTFLAHWDFDAWVAKYRK, from the coding sequence ATGACTAAAAAGGCGGACGCTGTATTCGAGGGTGGTGGGGTTAAGGGAATTGGGCTCGTGGGCGCCGTTTCCGAGATTGAAAAGGCGGGCTATGAATTTCAGAATCTTGCCGGTACCTCTGCTGGCGCCATAGTGGCTGGTTTGCTGGCAGTGGGCTACAGCGCTGCCGAGATCGAGCAGGAAATGGAGAAGCTCGATTACAACAAGTTCAAGGATGAAGGGCCGCTCGATGAAATTGGCTTGATAGGGAAAGGCATCAATATTGGGCTGGACTACGGCATTTACGAAGGGAAGTATTTCGAGTCATGGTACGAAGGTTTGTTGGTCAAAAAAGGCAAGAAGACCTTTGGGCAGATAAAAACAGATGACCCTGACGAAAAATACAGGTACAAATTCCAGGCGATCGCTTCAGACATCAGTGACAGAAAGCTGCTTGTGCTGCCCCGTGATCTTGCCTACTTCGGGTTGGATCCCGACCAGTTCAGTATTTCGAGAGCAGTGCGTATGAGCATGAGTATCCCGATATTCTTCGAGCCCGTCAAATTGCGGGACAAAGATGGGGTTGATCACTACATAGTGGACGGAGGCGCACTGAGCAATTACCCGATCTGGCTTCTTGACGACGGAACAAGTGCGCCGCCTTGGCCCACGTTTGGTTTCAAGTTGATGGAGCCCGACAAACGGGAGTTGAAAGCTGGTAGCCCTAACCCGATCAACAGTATGGTAACCTTTCTGAAGGCGCTTGGCGGTACCATGATGGACGCCCATGACAATTATCACATTTCGAATTCAAAAGGCGATTTTGACAGGACTATAGGCATTCCGACGGTGATTAACCTCAGAGGAAGTGATATCGAGATCAAGACGACTGATTTTGGCATCACCCGGGAACAAAGTCAGGCGCTCTTTGAAAACGGCGCTACTACCGCAAGAACGTTCCTTGCGCACTGGGATTTTGACGCATGGGTGGCGAAGTACAGAAAGTGA
- a CDS encoding DUF2905 domain-containing protein — protein sequence MPGIGRTLVILGVVLVIIGLGFTYADKIPYLGRLPGDIFVKREKFSFYFPLTTSIIISIILTILFSIFRK from the coding sequence ATGCCGGGAATAGGCAGGACGCTCGTCATCCTCGGTGTAGTGCTCGTCATCATAGGATTAGGGTTCACGTATGCTGACAAGATCCCCTACCTAGGACGCCTGCCCGGCGACATTTTTGTCAAGAGAGAGAAATTCAGTTTTTATTTCCCTCTCACCACGAGTATCATCATCAGTATCATTCTGACCATACTCTTTTCCATATTCCGAAAATGA
- a CDS encoding twin-arginine translocase TatA/TatE family subunit codes for MFGLGMPELVVILVIALLVFGAGKLPEVGGAIGKGIKGFKKAMSDDEKLPPASKDNSGEEKKA; via the coding sequence ATGTTTGGTCTTGGGATGCCCGAACTGGTAGTGATCCTCGTAATCGCCCTTCTGGTTTTTGGGGCCGGAAAGCTTCCAGAAGTAGGTGGAGCAATTGGAAAAGGGATAAAAGGTTTTAAGAAAGCGATGTCTGACGATGAGAAATTGCCGCCCGCATCTAAAGACAACTCAGGAGAAGAGAAGAAGGCGTAA
- a CDS encoding epoxyqueuosine reductase QueH, with translation MNILLHTCCGPCTIYPLRVLHEQGHEVSGYFFNPNIHPFSEFIKRRDTLFTFARDVSFPLIIDDSYELDSFLKGALDYGLDRCLFCYRTRLSRVFAQANERGIDAVTTTLLFSKYQRHTDIAAIATELSEEYDVPFLYEDFRVGWPEGVAESKRLNMYRQNYCGCVFSELERHKNKKK, from the coding sequence ATGAATATCTTACTTCACACTTGCTGCGGTCCATGCACCATATACCCGCTGCGTGTGCTGCACGAGCAGGGGCACGAGGTCTCGGGCTATTTTTTTAATCCCAACATTCACCCCTTCTCTGAATTCATAAAGCGCAGAGACACGCTTTTCACGTTTGCAAGAGACGTCTCCTTCCCGCTGATAATCGACGACAGTTACGAGCTGGATTCGTTCTTGAAAGGAGCTCTCGATTATGGCCTTGACCGCTGCCTCTTCTGCTACAGGACGCGATTGAGCAGGGTCTTCGCTCAGGCAAATGAGCGGGGCATCGACGCGGTGACAACAACACTCCTTTTCAGCAAGTACCAGAGGCACACTGATATCGCTGCTATTGCTACCGAACTTTCGGAAGAGTACGACGTGCCCTTCCTGTATGAGGACTTCAGGGTAGGCTGGCCAGAGGGAGTCGCAGAATCAAAGCGGTTGAACATGTATCGCCAGAACTATTGCGGATGTGTATTCAGCGAACTCGAAAGACACAAGAACAAAAAAAAGTGA
- the ppdK gene encoding pyruvate, phosphate dikinase, protein MAKYVYFFGGGVAEGSDKLRNLVGGKGAGLADMVNLGIPVPPGFTITTEVCTIFYERNQTFPEGLDTEVTSNLKKIEEIMGMKFGDPKNPLLLSIRSGARASMPGMMDTVLNLGLNEATVKGLAELTGNEWFAYDCYRRFVAMYGDVVLGLKPETKEEHDPFEEIIDAKKKQKKIKLDTEFSVDDLKDLVARFKGAIQKKLGVTFSEDPMEQLWGAIGAVFKSWNNARAIAYRQLNNIPASWGTAVNVQAMVFGNIGMDSGTGVAFTRNPATGENVFYGEYLLNAQGEDVVAGIRTPLPINKKQKKDASVRSLEEEMPESYAELMKIRGILEKNYRDMQDIEFTIQKGKLWMLQTRSGKRTAFAAFRAAVDMAKEGLISREEALMRIDPDGLNQILRPIFDPKEKEKALKEGRLVARGLNAGPGAASGKVVFNAEDAESWAARKEEVILVRIETSPEDIRGMNAAQGILTARGGMTSHAALVARQMGKVCVAGVGELDIDYRKKTISVKGKTVKEGDYVSIDGTTGEVFVGQVKTIPSEVLRVLVDKTLKPEESEVYQSFALVMQWADEARKLGVWTNADQPDQAALAVAFGAEGIGLCRTEHMFFEGERIDAVREMIVAESIEGRKKALAKLLPMQKEDFAGLFKVMKGLPVTIRTLDPPLHEFLPHTKKEIKELAEKMGIKASRLTLKIESLHEANPMLGHRGCRLGIVFPEITEMQAQAIFEAACEVKKSGVDVKPEIMIPLVGHVNELKLQKDVVDKVAIEVTKKYGVDVHYTVGTMIEIPRAVVTADEIAEVAEFFSFGTNDLTQTTFGMSRDDAGKFLRYYVDHDILDYDPFQRLDEGGVGKLVKLGVELGRKTRPNLKIGICGEHGGEPNSVKFCHRAGLNYVSCSPFRVTLARLAAAQAAIQEKKS, encoded by the coding sequence ATGGCCAAGTATGTCTACTTTTTCGGCGGAGGCGTTGCTGAAGGCAGTGACAAATTGCGCAACCTCGTCGGCGGCAAAGGCGCAGGTCTTGCCGACATGGTCAACCTCGGAATACCCGTCCCGCCCGGGTTTACCATTACTACAGAGGTGTGCACCATTTTTTACGAACGTAACCAGACTTTTCCTGAGGGACTGGACACGGAGGTTACCTCAAACCTGAAAAAGATTGAAGAGATCATGGGCATGAAATTCGGCGACCCGAAGAACCCGCTCCTTCTCTCCATCCGGTCGGGTGCGCGCGCCAGTATGCCGGGCATGATGGACACTGTGCTGAACCTCGGGCTTAATGAAGCCACGGTCAAAGGCCTTGCCGAACTCACGGGGAACGAATGGTTCGCGTACGACTGCTACCGGCGGTTCGTGGCCATGTACGGAGACGTCGTTCTGGGCTTGAAACCGGAAACCAAAGAAGAGCACGATCCCTTCGAAGAGATCATTGACGCAAAAAAGAAACAGAAGAAGATCAAGCTTGATACGGAATTTTCCGTTGATGATCTGAAAGACCTTGTAGCACGTTTCAAGGGGGCAATCCAGAAAAAGCTGGGTGTCACCTTTTCTGAAGACCCGATGGAGCAACTCTGGGGGGCCATCGGTGCTGTTTTCAAATCGTGGAACAATGCCCGCGCCATAGCATACCGCCAGTTGAACAACATCCCTGCATCGTGGGGCACAGCTGTCAACGTCCAGGCAATGGTTTTCGGCAACATAGGCATGGATTCGGGTACAGGTGTAGCCTTCACAAGAAACCCCGCCACGGGTGAAAACGTCTTCTATGGCGAGTACCTCCTCAATGCCCAGGGAGAGGATGTGGTGGCGGGCATCAGAACACCGCTTCCCATCAACAAGAAACAGAAGAAGGATGCGTCGGTGCGAAGCCTGGAAGAAGAGATGCCGGAATCCTACGCGGAACTGATGAAAATACGCGGCATTCTCGAGAAGAACTACAGGGACATGCAGGACATTGAATTTACGATTCAGAAAGGTAAACTCTGGATGCTCCAGACAAGGAGCGGCAAGCGCACCGCCTTCGCTGCGTTCAGGGCCGCCGTCGACATGGCAAAGGAAGGGCTCATCAGCAGAGAAGAGGCGCTGATGCGCATAGATCCCGATGGACTCAACCAGATTCTGCGCCCCATCTTCGATCCGAAGGAGAAAGAAAAAGCCCTTAAAGAGGGCCGGCTCGTGGCGAGAGGGCTCAATGCAGGTCCCGGCGCTGCTTCCGGCAAGGTGGTGTTTAATGCAGAGGATGCGGAAAGCTGGGCTGCCCGTAAAGAAGAGGTTATCCTCGTGAGAATCGAAACATCACCCGAGGACATCCGCGGGATGAACGCAGCCCAGGGTATCCTCACTGCCCGCGGCGGCATGACAAGCCACGCCGCTCTGGTAGCACGCCAGATGGGCAAGGTCTGCGTGGCAGGCGTGGGGGAACTGGATATCGACTACCGTAAGAAGACAATCAGCGTCAAAGGGAAAACGGTCAAGGAAGGCGATTATGTTTCCATCGACGGCACAACAGGCGAAGTATTCGTCGGACAGGTAAAGACCATTCCCTCGGAGGTTCTCAGGGTACTCGTAGACAAAACATTGAAACCTGAGGAATCTGAAGTGTACCAGTCCTTTGCTCTCGTGATGCAGTGGGCTGACGAAGCAAGAAAACTGGGCGTCTGGACCAACGCGGACCAGCCGGACCAGGCTGCACTGGCAGTCGCTTTTGGCGCGGAGGGGATTGGGCTCTGCCGGACCGAACACATGTTCTTTGAGGGCGAACGGATCGACGCCGTGCGCGAGATGATCGTCGCGGAGAGTATCGAAGGAAGAAAGAAAGCCCTCGCAAAGCTTCTACCCATGCAGAAGGAGGATTTTGCGGGCCTTTTCAAGGTAATGAAAGGCCTTCCTGTGACTATCCGCACGCTTGACCCGCCGCTGCACGAGTTCCTGCCGCACACCAAGAAGGAGATTAAAGAACTGGCGGAGAAGATGGGCATCAAAGCGAGCCGCCTTACATTAAAGATCGAAAGCCTCCACGAGGCAAATCCGATGCTCGGGCACAGGGGCTGCAGACTTGGCATAGTCTTTCCCGAGATCACAGAGATGCAGGCGCAGGCCATTTTCGAGGCTGCTTGCGAGGTTAAAAAATCGGGTGTCGACGTAAAGCCCGAGATTATGATCCCGCTGGTCGGTCACGTGAACGAGCTCAAACTCCAGAAGGATGTCGTCGACAAGGTAGCCATCGAGGTGACCAAGAAATATGGTGTCGACGTCCATTACACGGTTGGCACCATGATAGAGATACCGAGGGCTGTGGTCACGGCGGACGAGATTGCCGAAGTGGCCGAATTCTTTTCATTCGGCACGAACGATTTGACGCAGACCACCTTCGGCATGAGCCGGGACGATGCGGGAAAGTTTCTAAGATACTATGTGGATCACGACATTCTGGACTATGACCCGTTCCAGAGGCTTGACGAAGGCGGTGTAGGCAAGCTGGTAAAACTTGGCGTAGAGCTTGGAAGAAAAACTCGTCCGAACCTGAAGATAGGCATATGCGGGGAGCACGGCGGAGAGCCGAACTCGGTGAAATTCTGCCACAGAGCAGGCTTGAATTACGTCAGCTGCTCTCCTTTCAGGGTGACGCTGGCGCGCCTGGCAGCGGCGCAGGCAGCGATACAAGAAAAGAAAAGTTGA